GGCGAGAACTATGAGTATGAAGAAATGTATCCTACTATGTCTAAAGAAGCTGCTGCTGAAGGTTTCGATGAGATAGCTAATTCTATGAGATTAATCGGCGATGTTGAAAAAGAACATAGAGAGCGTTATGCTAAATTAAGAGAAGCTGTAAAAAACGGTACAGTTTTCAAAAGAAATACTAAAGTTCAATGGAAATGCAGAAACTGCGGATATATATATGAAGGTGAGGCTGCTCCTGAAATTTGTCCTGCTTGTAAACATGCTAAAAAATTCTTTGAAGTTAGAGTTGAGAATTATTAATTTGTAATAACTAATTAGAAATAATAGGGGGCTTGAATAAGGCCTCCTTTTTTTGTGTGTTTTTTATTTTTATTTAAAAATATAATATTGAAAATATTTAAATTGAGTTTATTATATTTCAAAAATTTAAAATGGAATAATAAATTAATTTATGTCAAACAATAATAACAAATCTATTTTTATAGCAGCTAGTGCTTATATAATGTGGGGGCTTCTTCCTATATATTGGAAGGCTGTTCAGAATTTTGATTCTGCTTTTGTGCTTGGGGTGAGAGTTATCACTACTTTTATATTTACTCTTATTATAATAATATTTAAAAAAGCTAATCTATACAGAGGCATGAAGCCTTTAATTTTAATTTTTATAGCTGGTATTTTTCTTGGAGTTAATTGGTTTTTATATATTTACACTGTAAACTCTGGTCATGTATTGGAAGCAGGACTTGCTTATTATATTGCTCCTATTTTAAGTATATTAATAGGCATAATATTTTTTAGAGAGAAAAAAACTCTATTAGAATATTTAGCTATTGTTTTAATGTTTATTGGAATGATATATCAAACTATTACATTAGGCAAACCTCCTGTAATGGCGTTTTTTATAGGTTTAACTTTTTCTATATATGGAATATTAAAAAAGATGACTATATACTCAGGCTGGGAGAGTTTATTTTTGGAGACTTTATCTATACTAATACCTTCAATTATTTTATCTAAACTTTATTTTCC
This is a stretch of genomic DNA from Brachyspira sp. SAP_772. It encodes these proteins:
- the rbr gene encoding rubrerythrin encodes the protein MKDLKGTKTEKNLQDAFAGESMARNKYTYFASVARNEGYEQIAAIFLETAENEREHAKVHFKYLNGIGDTLQNLQSAWEGENYEYEEMYPTMSKEAAAEGFDEIANSMRLIGDVEKEHRERYAKLREAVKNGTVFKRNTKVQWKCRNCGYIYEGEAAPEICPACKHAKKFFEVRVENY
- the rarD gene encoding EamA family transporter RarD; translation: MSNNNNKSIFIAASAYIMWGLLPIYWKAVQNFDSAFVLGVRVITTFIFTLIIIIFKKANLYRGMKPLILIFIAGIFLGVNWFLYIYTVNSGHVLEAGLAYYIAPILSILIGIIFFREKKTLLEYLAIVLMFIGMIYQTITLGKPPVMAFFIGLTFSIYGILKKMTIYSGWESLFLETLSILIPSIILSKLYFPTTPQPTSTWITLMFAGIATGIPLYLYAKAAKSLEVSTLGFLQFFVPLLATLLAIFVYKEELNLNRAITLAIIILAAILYAVSIFRKSKTNKKI